In uncultured Methanobrevibacter sp., a genomic segment contains:
- a CDS encoding FAD-dependent oxidoreductase: MKVVIVGGGAGGMSTASNIRRLDKNAEIIVITRDKNVAYSPCAIPYVLSGKIASFDDIIMKTPQDYKEDNIDVLVNSEVTNIDSNKKSVTYENDDGEKTISYDKLVLATGGNPFVPPMEGVDLDGVFQIRNIDDGRKVQKWAKNSKSAVVTGAGLIGIEIVYALKELGLNVTLSEMMPQIVPRSLDSDMADILTNYLKMENIHVMLGEPITKLEGENGKVKKAYFGDGSCIDADMVILATGVRPELKLAKMADCDIGRWAILVNEKMETSVEDVYAVGDCVESQDLILQANTISHLGTTAVRESKTLARTITGKKANFNPVLNAMVSKVGKLEFGAVGLTSSFAQQNNIKPIVEKVEALTRARYYPNAKPMDIKIICDCKGRIIGCQIIAEERVAERIDTMTLAITQGLSCFELSNVEFAYAPPVSMVTDPLVLAVEEVSKKFN; the protein is encoded by the coding sequence ATGAAAGTAGTTATTGTTGGTGGTGGAGCAGGTGGTATGTCCACAGCTTCCAATATTAGACGATTAGATAAAAATGCTGAAATTATTGTTATAACTCGTGATAAAAATGTAGCATATTCTCCATGTGCTATTCCTTATGTATTATCTGGAAAAATTGCTTCTTTTGATGATATTATTATGAAAACACCTCAAGATTATAAAGAAGATAATATTGATGTTTTAGTAAACTCTGAGGTAACTAACATAGATAGTAATAAAAAATCTGTCACTTATGAAAATGATGATGGTGAAAAAACTATTTCTTATGATAAATTAGTTTTAGCTACTGGTGGAAATCCTTTTGTACCACCAATGGAAGGAGTTGACTTAGATGGTGTTTTCCAAATAAGAAACATTGATGATGGTAGAAAAGTTCAAAAATGGGCTAAAAACTCTAAAAGTGCTGTTGTAACTGGTGCTGGATTGATTGGTATTGAAATTGTTTATGCTTTAAAAGAATTAGGTTTAAATGTAACATTAAGTGAAATGATGCCACAAATTGTTCCAAGATCTCTTGATAGTGATATGGCAGATATTTTAACTAACTACTTAAAAATGGAAAATATCCATGTTATGTTAGGTGAACCTATTACTAAATTAGAAGGGGAAAATGGAAAAGTTAAAAAGGCATATTTCGGTGATGGAAGTTGTATTGATGCAGACATGGTTATTTTAGCTACAGGTGTAAGACCTGAATTAAAACTAGCTAAAATGGCTGATTGTGACATTGGAAGATGGGCTATTTTAGTTAATGAAAAAATGGAAACTTCAGTTGAAGATGTTTATGCAGTTGGGGACTGTGTTGAATCTCAAGATTTAATTCTTCAAGCTAATACAATTAGTCATTTAGGAACTACTGCTGTTCGTGAATCTAAAACATTAGCTAGAACAATAACTGGTAAAAAAGCTAATTTCAATCCTGTGTTAAATGCTATGGTGTCTAAGGTTGGTAAATTAGAATTTGGTGCTGTTGGTTTAACTTCCAGTTTTGCTCAACAAAACAATATTAAACCAATTGTTGAAAAAGTAGAAGCTCTTACAAGAGCTCGTTATTATCCAAATGCTAAACCTATGGATATTAAGATTATTTGTGACTGTAAAGGTAGAATTATTGGTTGTCAAATAATCGCTGAAGAAAGAGTTGCTGAAAGAATTGATACAATGACATTAGCTATTACTCAAGGTTTAAGTTGTTTTGAATTAAGTAATGTTGAATTTGCTTATGCACCTCCAGTATCTATGGTTACTGACCCATTAGTTCTTGCTGTAGAAGAAGTTAGTAAGAAATTTAATTAA
- the npdG gene encoding NADPH-dependent F420 reductase: MKIGIIGGTGAQGLGIAKRLAIAGEDVIVGSRKEEKALKIVEETNEEIKEYNPKKLTGMANEDAAANADVLILTVPLEAQSATLKTIKENAKGKILLDATVPLETAIGGPVSNVLHINPGSAAERAAKILKDVNVKVIAAFNNISNSHLANLSEPIDCDCLICGDDEEAKQVATEIIEKIPDLKAIDIGPLNKAHLIESITPLLIGMNIKYKSHYGGFRITGIDFD, from the coding sequence ATGAAAATAGGTATTATTGGTGGAACCGGTGCACAAGGTCTTGGAATCGCAAAACGTTTAGCTATTGCAGGTGAAGATGTAATTGTAGGATCACGTAAAGAAGAAAAAGCTTTAAAAATAGTTGAAGAAACAAATGAAGAAATCAAAGAATATAATCCTAAAAAATTAACAGGTATGGCTAATGAGGATGCAGCAGCTAATGCAGATGTATTAATTTTAACAGTGCCTTTAGAAGCTCAAAGTGCAACTTTAAAAACAATTAAAGAAAATGCAAAAGGAAAAATACTTTTAGATGCAACTGTACCTTTAGAAACAGCTATTGGCGGACCTGTCAGCAATGTTTTACACATAAATCCAGGTTCTGCTGCTGAACGTGCAGCAAAAATATTAAAAGATGTTAATGTTAAAGTTATTGCAGCATTTAATAATATTAGTAATTCCCATTTAGCAAACCTTTCAGAGCCAATTGATTGTGATTGTTTAATTTGTGGTGATGATGAGGAAGCTAAACAAGTTGCTACTGAAATAATTGAAAAAATTCCTGATTTAAAAGCTATTGATATTGGACCATTAAATAAAGCTCATTTAATTGAATCTATTACTCCATTATTAATTGGTATGAATATTAAATATAAATCACATTATGGTGGATTTAGAATAACCGGTATTGATTTTGATTAA
- a CDS encoding TIGR04076 family protein, which translates to MSNVKRGGSLLGDWAKPEGFCDEAWKAIYQYVFALAHSANDLFYYKDWIKKPGVAIVSCNDGLRPVIFKLEATNIESKAID; encoded by the coding sequence TTGTCCAATGTTAAAAGAGGGGGAAGTTTATTAGGTGATTGGGCAAAACCTGAAGGTTTTTGTGATGAAGCATGGAAAGCCATATATCAGTATGTATTTGCTTTAGCTCATAGTGCAAATGACTTATTTTATTATAAAGATTGGATTAAGAAACCAGGTGTAGCTATTGTAAGTTGTAATGATGGTTTAAGACCCGTAATTTTTAAATTAGAAGCTACAAATATTGAATCTAAGGCAATTGATTAA
- a CDS encoding CatA-like O-acetyltransferase has product MKEIKFNLKENPFINFQSSRYSMSSRINVEKMWKYSKENDYSFFILSLGCLLKAVNSIPQLKRRIIDNKVIEYDYLDGVSPIMNKQEDNYKEMRVKPPEQFKDTLSWHDYVKQLIQDTLNNKKEAFMIEMEKRDIENIVNLSCIPWVDFDSITTCTASPTQIQPLITWGKVNENYEMTIAITVSHIFVNGLELGEFYKKVQENFNQLP; this is encoded by the coding sequence ATGAAAGAAATTAAATTTAATTTAAAAGAAAATCCTTTTATAAATTTTCAATCATCAAGATATTCCATGTCATCAAGAATAAATGTTGAAAAAATGTGGAAATATTCAAAAGAAAATGATTATTCTTTTTTTATTTTATCATTAGGTTGCTTATTAAAAGCTGTAAATTCAATACCTCAACTTAAAAGAAGAATAATTGATAATAAAGTTATTGAATATGATTATTTAGATGGAGTATCTCCAATTATGAATAAACAAGAAGATAACTACAAAGAAATGAGAGTTAAACCTCCAGAACAATTTAAAGACACTTTATCATGGCATGATTATGTGAAACAATTAATTCAAGACACATTAAATAACAAAAAAGAAGCATTTATGATTGAAATGGAAAAAAGAGATATTGAAAACATAGTCAACTTATCATGTATCCCCTGGGTAGATTTTGATTCCATAACAACCTGTACAGCATCACCTACACAAATTCAACCATTAATCACCTGGGGAAAAGTGAATGAAAACTATGAAATGACAATTGCTATTACAGTAAGTCATATATTTGTTAATGGTCTAGAATTAGGGGAATTCTATAAAAAAGTTCAGGAAAATTTTAATCAATTGCCTTAG